GCTCTGATTTTGAGAGCTCTTCTCTCTGTAGACTGTAACCATTGTAAGCATGTATTATAATGTAAAATAGATCGCATCCGATCTGAAGTCCTCTTCAAGGACACAGTGGAACATGTGCACTGAAGGTTAGAGCCACGCCCCCCTGGCGTTTAACGCGAACGCCGCTGCAGCACCAGCACGCCACCGGCCAGTTCCTCTAGGCGAGCTGACCGGTGTGGACAGTACCTGAATATTCAGCCATCACCTAACACCAGTAGGCTTCATGATATAAATGGAGTGTGACAGACAGCTAAACGACTAAATAATTGGACCTGCTGTTTTGTGCGTATGTTCTATCTATTTTAATCCCGAAAGAACTGTCTTTTGCATGTCTGAACAGGAGTCGATCTATCACACTGTAGGCTACTTTTACACGTTGCGCTCCTGCTGCTGTGGTGCTGCTGCCTTCGCCTCTCTGTCCGGTCTACCCGTGGTCTAGACTGTTCCAAGGCCCGGTGGATTGACCTGCCAACTGAGCCGCAGCCATGGGAGGGAATTTGGGGTGCCACCGCTCGATCCCCAAAGACCCGACGGATTTCAGCAACAGCAAGCGCAAGTTTAGCGCCGCGTGCAACTTCAGCCACATCCTCGTGAACCAGGAGCGGTTGAATATCAACACGGCCACCGAGGAGGAGCTGATGACTCTACCAGGAGTGAACCGCACGGTAGCGCAGAATATCGTGGAGTATCGGAACTGCATTGCGGGATTTAAAAAGGTAGAGGACTTGGCTCTCGTGAGCGGAATCGGTGCCGGCAAACTGGAGATTATCAGACTGGAAATATGCGTCTCGAGCAGGACGAGTTCGTCCCAACACTCGCCGTCGTCTCTGCGTAAAGACTTCGAACCCCACCTGTCATGCACAGGTATGAACATCAACACCGCCACACCGGCGCAGCTCATGAGCATCCGTGGCATCACGGATAAAATAGCGAAGAACATAGTAGAATACCGGATGGAAAACGGTCCGTTTAAAAGCATCGAAGACTTGGTGAGGGTCAATAACATAAACTCATCTCTATTGGACAAAATTCGCTTTCAAGTGTTCGTAGAGCGTTCCAGAACACCTTCCACCAATACCAACGGGGGGTTGGTTTACACCACCAAGTCTCACCCGAGCCCCACATCATTCAGTCTCCGGAGTGAAGACATGGAGCTTCCACCCGGGGGGCCGACTCGGATCATGTCTGTGCGGCCCAACGTGGAGCCTCCGCCGGGGATGCGGGACGGGAAAGCGGTGGTCAGGGTGGCTACCTGGAACCTCCAGAACTGCTCTTGTGAAAAGGCCAACAACCCGGGCGTCAAAGAGGTCGTGTGTATGACATTGCTTGAAAACGAGTAAGTATTGATCTGTACCCTACTGACAAACTGTCTATTTTATAGACGT
This genomic interval from Salmo salar chromosome ssa27, Ssal_v3.1, whole genome shotgun sequence contains the following:
- the LOC106588677 gene encoding endonuclease/exonuclease/phosphatase family domain-containing protein 1 produces the protein MGGNLGCHRSIPKDPTDFSNSKRKFSAACNFSHILVNQERLNINTATEEELMTLPGVNRTVAQNIVEYRNCIAGFKKVEDLALVSGIGAGKLEIIRLEICVSSRTSSSQHSPSSLRKDFEPHLSCTGMNINTATPAQLMSIRGITDKIAKNIVEYRMENGPFKSIEDLVRVNNINSSLLDKIRFQVFVERSRTPSTNTNGGLVYTTKSHPSPTSFSLRSEDMELPPGGPTRIMSVRPNVEPPPGMRDGKAVVRVATWNLQNCSCEKANNPGVKEVVCMTLLENDIKLLAVQDLVDREALDKFCVELNQGSLDSVRKWRGPRGVWKSTVSEKPTGLSNKGVSYSGFLWDSSSGIDLKDASVLESPVGNGKHARPYLAHFYIGSSELTMVNVHMRAPAVSGAEESNVRNHHSEEVKAHRLTSSIQNALKVQKGLVMLGDFGVSPQSSELDQLRKERLSPLVPPNMFTNISTRSPQGSLCLDNIWVSKSLKKIYAGHCVVVREGLTNPWIPDNWSWGGVASDHCPVMAEFFVDGALKELRNRVAVVERGESMSKHER